The Pseudanabaena sp. ABRG5-3 genome includes the window GGGATTTGAATTCTTCCCCTTTCAAGGGGGAGTTAGAGGGGGTGCAAAACTTCTCAAACACGCTCTTAATCTTTAAAGCTATTAGAGGCAAGATCGAGAGTTACTTGGCGCATCTGCAAGTAATCCATTGGATCGACTGCATTTTTGCCGTCGGGCTGGACTTCAAAGTGCAAATGAGGTCCCGTGCTACGTCCTGTTGTGCCAACTTCAGCGATCGCTTGTCCTTTATTAACTACCTGCCCCTTAGATACATAGACCCTATTGGTATGGGCATAGAGGGTTACAGAACCGTCCTCATGGCGCAATTCGACAATATTGCCATAGCCACCATCTGTCCATCCCGCATCGGTAACTACGCCATCCGCCGCCGCGAAAATCGGTGTACCAGTGGGGGCGGCAAAATCCACACCTTTATGCAATCTTTTTTCCCCTGTGACAGGATGTACACGCCAACCAAATCCAGAACTAATTACTGCCCCTGTGATCGGCAACGTAAAGTTAGAAACACTATTCAAATCGATCGCGGCAATATTTTGGGGCAATTGCATTGACCATTTTCCAGGCTGTCTGGACTTTAGTTTTAATTGCTGCGGATTGATGGTGACATCGGGCGAAAATTCAACCACCATTCTTGTGGTATTGGCATCAACTTGTCCGACACGTACCGCTTGCACACCCCGCCCGACTCTACGGCGCACCGTTGGACCTTGGTAAACAATCCCAGGTAAATCAATGACGATGCGGGTGGGATTGCTAATTACTGAGCCTTTAGGTTCAATGTCATTTTTTAGCGAAAACTCAATCTTGCTATCTGTCAAATCATAAACAAAGGTCTCGAGACGGTTGGCATGGGCGATGGGAGCCGCGATCGCTAAACTACTAACCAATCCACCAAGGGTCAGCGAGAATAGACGCAGATTCACAGGGCTAGCCTTGATGCTTCGTCGAGAGCTAGGCAATTGATTAGACAGATTTGAAAAATGGGAAAGAAAGTTTTGCATTGGAACGTTGCACTAAAGGAAGGTTAAGAGCAAGCTACAAGCAGTACAAAAGTGGATAGGATTATGCAGAGAGGTGCTTTTTACCAACTGTCATAGCCGCTAGATTACTTGTAGAAGACGAGGGATAAATACTCTGAAAATTTGTGTAACGAGAACGAGTGAGATTCTACATCAATTTTGAGAAAATATGACAACTCGCGATCATTAACCAGCTAAAAAATAATTTTTTCTGGCAAGAACATATCTAGATATAGCCAGCTTTTGTCACCACCATATTTGGGGCGATCGCAAATGGCAGAACATGGTAATTAGCTGGGCATAATTAAAAAACAGAACCAAAACCTGTAGCCCACGCTGCGCGTGGGCTACAGGTTTTGGGGTTTTATATTTAATTGCACCAGCTATTTAAGAATCGCTTAGCGATTCTTACCATGTTCCACTTTCATCAAAATAATGAAGACCGAAGCAGTATATTTGTTGCAGGCTAAAAATCCATGCTTCCAACTAAGCCGCTAAATAACTGCTAAATATATGAGCTTTGCCTCGAAACTCAGGGCAGCGATCGCCACTAATCAGAGCATTTTATGTTTGGGTCTAGATCCAAATCCTGAAGTGATGCCTGCCAAATATAAAGCGAAATATGATGTTGATTCTCTATGGGAATGGATGAATTTCATTATTCAGTCCACTGCCGATTTGGTCTGTGCTTATAAACCAACCTTGGGTTTTTATACGGCACTGGGGGCATCGGGTTTAGATCTATTGTCCAAGACTCTCGCGGCAATTCCTCCAGAAATCCCGATTATTCTCGATGCCAAACATGCTGACCTCAATAGTAGCTCGGTCATGGCAAAGACTGCCTTTGAGGAATGGGGCGTAGATGCAATTACCCTCAGTCCCTATGGGGGGCAAGATTTAGCAGCACGATTTTTGATGTATCCCGACAAGGCGGTTTTGGTAAGCTGCTATTCATCAAACACCACTGCCCAAGATTTTCAGGAATATCCAAATCTAGAAAATCCTCTATATCTAAATGTGGTGCAAAATTGCCAAGCTTGGGCAGGGATGGAAAATTTAGCCTTAGAAGTGGGGGCAGCCAATCCTGATGCTTTGGCAAAGGTGCGATCACTAGCGCCAGAAAGATTAATCTTGGCACGGAGTATTTGGGCAAATAGCGAAGGTAAAGCCAATCAATACAAAATTGAAAACCTTGCAGCAATCCTCAATGCAGGACTAGATGCTAATGGAGATGGATTGATTTTGCCTGTGAATCAAGATGCACTAGCAATTGGTGAACCCGCCCAATTTGTGCGATCGCTAAGGGATGAGGTCAATCAAGCGATCACCGCAACCGCCCATCAACGCCCCAGTTGTGAGCTATGGATGCCCGATGTTTGTTTATTAGATCGCCAAGGACATCCCCATGCAAATTTAATTCTGCAATTGTTTGATATTGGCTGCATCACCTTTGAAGAGACTGTGCAAGCCTCTGGGCAAGTTTTCCCCTATTACATTGATTTACGCAAAATCATCTCCAATCCTCAAGTATTTGATGCAGTGATTGGAACCTATGCCGAGATTTTGCAAGAACTTAAATTTGATCGCATTGCAGGCATTCCCTACGGTTCATTACCCACAGCTTCAGGGTTAGCACTGAGGCTAAATTTCCCGCTTATTTTTCCACGCAAGGAGGTAAAAGCCTATGGGGCAAGACGTTTGATCGAAGGCAATTATGAAGCGGGCGAAACCATTGTCGTGGTTGATGACATTTTGATTTCGGGCAAAAGTGCGATCGAGGGAGCAAAAAAAATTGAAAGCTGCGGTTTAAAGGTAAGCGATATCGTCGTATTTATCGATCATGAGGCAGGAGTATGCGATCGCATCCAAGAAAGTGGATATTCACCCCATGCGGTGTTAAAAATCTCGGAAATAAATGAGACACTATTCCAATCAGGGCGTATAAATGAGAAACAATTTCTTGCTTTGTCACATTCTTAAATACTAAATTGAACAGCTTGTCTACGACAAATTGTTTAACATCCAGCCATCTTCACAGGTCATTGATTAGAGTTACGCATGTTCAAACGAATTGCTCTGTTACTTGCTGCGGCATCAGTCTCCGCGATCGCACCGATCGCCAATCCTGTACTTGCTGCCCAATCATCGAAACCAGCCCCACCTGAGTTATCCAATATCGTGTATGCACTGGATAAAGCAGCCAGTAGCCAAGATATTGAAACGGTCATGAAATACTATGCCCCAACGTTTAATCATGCCGATGGGCTAAATCGCGATCGCTACAAACAAGTATTGAGTGAACTCTGGAAACGTTACAAAAATATTAGCTATCGCACCGAAATCTCCAAATGGGAAAAACAAGGCGATCTCATTACTGCCGAAACAGTCACGATGGTGCAGGGTGCAAAGGCGGCTGAGAACGATAATTTTAAATTAGATGCCCGATTAATCTCCACCCAGACCTATAAAACGATCAATGGTCAATTGCAGGTCATATCACAACAAGTTCTCTCAGAACAATCTTCACTGAGTACAGGCGATGCGCCTCCTCCTGTCAAGCTCAAAGCCCCTGAACTCATTGGTGTTGGTCGGCAGTATGTCCTTGATGCGATCGTCACTGAGCCACTGGGTACAAGTCTGTTATTAGGGGCAGCGATCGAAGAACCCGTCGAAGCTAAAAATTATCTTAATGACAATACGATCAATCTCAAACCTTTGCGGGCTGGTGGTTTATTTAAGATTGGACAAGCACCTTTTGCCTCAGGCGATCGCTGGATCTCCGTAGTGCTAGTGCGTGAATCAGGCATTACAATCACGAGTCAGCGTCTCCGAGTCAGCAAAGATTTTACTGGCAATCAATATACGCCTCTACCTGAGCCAGATACAACGCCGAGCCGTGTACGCCCACGCCCCAACAACGAACAAACTCTTTAAAATCCCAAATATGAAAGGCGGTGCGTTGCACCGCCTTTCATATTTGGGATTAAGCCCGCCTCCACTAAAAATTTTCTGTAGTACTTGGTAAAATTACCCCTTCTAAATTTGCATTATTCAAACTTGTTCCTTCTAGTACCGCATTGGTAAAATCACTCTTGAGCAGATTAGAATTGTTCAGATTTGCTTCCGTCAAGTTGGCATTGGTAAGATTGGTATAACTCAGATTGCAAGAAAAGCAGTTTACCCCCGTTAAGTCTGCGTCCTGCATATCAGCAAATTCTAAATGTGCATTACTTAGATTTGCGCCCCGTAAATTCGCATTTTTAAGAATTGCCCCCCTCAGAATTGCTCCACTTAAATCTGCCCCTCCTAAATTCACTCCCCGTAAATTTGCATGACTCAAATCGGCATTACTGAGATTACTAAAACTGAGACTGGATCGTTCTAAATTTGCCCCCCTAAGATCGGCTCCACTTAAATCAGTTAGGTCAAGATCGGCATCTCGCAGATCAGAACTTGTGAGATTGATCGCTGGTAGCTTGCAACAAGATAGTTTCAAACCTGAAAAATTCTCCGAATCAAAATCTTTACGCCCCAACTCATACATTTTCTTCAATGCTATTCCTCTTGCGAAGGCATTATGTGAGGGAGAGTGGATTTTAGGGTTAGTGGACATCATCACAATCGCTCTCTAGCTGGACATTTAGCTGGTTGTGGCAGTTAATTTAAATATAAGGCGATCACCCCAAATTTCGCTTCACCCTATTGGAGTGCCATCGCTTTGCCTGCATGAGCAATCTCACAAATTATTTAGGACTGAGTAGGACTGAGTTAGAATAGGGATGATAAGTACGATCACAAGCTGCTTATCCCATCCTCTTTAATCTGCACTGGAGAAAATCATGTCAAAAGAACAAAAGGGCAATAAAGAGACGAAGAAGCCGAAAAAAGATCCTTCCGAAAAGAAGGAAAAGAAAGATCCTAATAGATATAACTAATCCTAAAATGACAGGTAAAGTAGCTGGGCATAATTTAAAAACCAGAGCCAAAACCTGTGGCGCACGCGCAGCGTGCGCCACAGGTTTTGGGGTTTTAGATTTAATTGCGCCCACCTACTTATGCCAATTATCGATATTAAGAATGTAAAGATGGTGCTTTGCACCGTCTTTCATTCTTTCTATGCCAAAACAGTGATCGCCCCCATGACATCAGTGATAATTAAGAAATTAAAAGCTGCGATCAAATTCTAATGTCTACTGAAATCCTGAACCAATCAAATCAAAATAAAGATTTTGCTACCTATGAACCACAGATAGTGCAGAGGGCAGAAATTGCTTTGCGCTGTGCGCCATTTACTGTGAAATTATTTGCAGATATGGCGACTCAAGGTGTAAACCTAAGGGCGATCGCTGGTAATGAAGGTCTCAAAAATCAATACCTGAACCGTGCCAGTAATTTAATTATTACCGAAAATGCTTTACTATGGCTGATTCAAGTAGGTGTGTTGCGTCGTGAAGTTGATGGACAAGGGATCACCGATAGCTTTCGCCTCACGCCAATGGGACATTTCTTACTAGATAAATGGCAAACCCAACCAAAATTTCCGATCGCTAGTTTGAGCGATCGCCTCCAAAATCTGTGGGCGCAAATTCAAATATCCAGATTTCTCTAGAAAGATACAGTAAAAAATGAGGTCAATGTAAAACATTGACCTCATTTTTTAAATTTAAGTTCGGCATAAATCTCTATATCGCACTCACATTATTTTTTAAAAACATTGAAACAAAAAACTAATTAAAGCGTCTGTCCCTTCAGAGGCTTTTGTACTAATTGTTGCGACGTATCGAGCGCCTGTATAGCCACGTCAACTTAGAGATCAGCAGACTAAGCTGTCTCTAGTAAATCATGCAGTAAACTACGCTAGGAATAAAATCACAATGAATATTT containing:
- a CDS encoding peptidoglycan DD-metalloendopeptidase family protein → MQNFLSHFSNLSNQLPSSRRSIKASPVNLRLFSLTLGGLVSSLAIAAPIAHANRLETFVYDLTDSKIEFSLKNDIEPKGSVISNPTRIVIDLPGIVYQGPTVRRRVGRGVQAVRVGQVDANTTRMVVEFSPDVTINPQQLKLKSRQPGKWSMQLPQNIAAIDLNSVSNFTLPITGAVISSGFGWRVHPVTGEKRLHKGVDFAAPTGTPIFAAADGVVTDAGWTDGGYGNIVELRHEDGSVTLYAHTNRVYVSKGQVVNKGQAIAEVGTTGRSTGPHLHFEVQPDGKNAVDPMDYLQMRQVTLDLASNSFKD
- a CDS encoding bifunctional orotidine-5'-phosphate decarboxylase/orotate phosphoribosyltransferase, translating into MSFASKLRAAIATNQSILCLGLDPNPEVMPAKYKAKYDVDSLWEWMNFIIQSTADLVCAYKPTLGFYTALGASGLDLLSKTLAAIPPEIPIILDAKHADLNSSSVMAKTAFEEWGVDAITLSPYGGQDLAARFLMYPDKAVLVSCYSSNTTAQDFQEYPNLENPLYLNVVQNCQAWAGMENLALEVGAANPDALAKVRSLAPERLILARSIWANSEGKANQYKIENLAAILNAGLDANGDGLILPVNQDALAIGEPAQFVRSLRDEVNQAITATAHQRPSCELWMPDVCLLDRQGHPHANLILQLFDIGCITFEETVQASGQVFPYYIDLRKIISNPQVFDAVIGTYAEILQELKFDRIAGIPYGSLPTASGLALRLNFPLIFPRKEVKAYGARRLIEGNYEAGETIVVVDDILISGKSAIEGAKKIESCGLKVSDIVVFIDHEAGVCDRIQESGYSPHAVLKISEINETLFQSGRINEKQFLALSHS
- a CDS encoding pentapeptide repeat-containing protein, whose amino-acid sequence is MMSTNPKIHSPSHNAFARGIALKKMYELGRKDFDSENFSGLKLSCCKLPAINLTSSDLRDADLDLTDLSGADLRGANLERSSLSFSNLSNADLSHANLRGVNLGGADLSGAILRGAILKNANLRGANLSNAHLEFADMQDADLTGVNCFSCNLSYTNLTNANLTEANLNNSNLLKSDFTNAVLEGTSLNNANLEGVILPSTTENF
- a CDS encoding Npun_F0494 family protein; this translates as MSTEILNQSNQNKDFATYEPQIVQRAEIALRCAPFTVKLFADMATQGVNLRAIAGNEGLKNQYLNRASNLIITENALLWLIQVGVLRREVDGQGITDSFRLTPMGHFLLDKWQTQPKFPIASLSDRLQNLWAQIQISRFL